One part of the Candidatus Nezhaarchaeota archaeon genome encodes these proteins:
- the afpA gene encoding archaeoflavoprotein AfpA yields the protein MMEKVLKKKKVAWGITGSGDRLIETVEAMRNIKAQYQDVVDINVYLSKAGDQVVKWYKLGNVLKEAFSKVLVEINANSPFLAGQLQTRKFEFLLIAPATSNTVAKISLGIADSLLSNAAIMALKASVPVYIMPSDYREGVVVTRLPDGKTIELMVRKEDVEHVRRLSTMKGVSIIERPEDIHQVFKKHFEPAKPT from the coding sequence ATGATGGAGAAGGTGCTGAAGAAAAAGAAAGTCGCCTGGGGGATTACTGGGAGTGGAGACAGGTTGATCGAGACCGTAGAGGCCATGAGAAATATAAAGGCGCAGTACCAAGACGTGGTCGATATTAACGTCTACCTCTCCAAGGCCGGGGACCAGGTCGTAAAATGGTATAAGCTAGGCAACGTTCTGAAAGAAGCATTTAGTAAAGTGCTCGTGGAGATAAACGCCAACTCGCCGTTTCTAGCTGGTCAGCTACAGACCAGGAAGTTCGAGTTTCTGCTAATAGCCCCAGCGACGTCTAACACCGTAGCGAAGATCTCACTGGGGATCGCCGATAGCCTACTCAGTAACGCAGCAATCATGGCCTTAAAAGCGTCTGTGCCAGTTTATATAATGCCATCGGATTACAGAGAGGGAGTAGTGGTCACCAGGCTTCCAGACGGGAAGACCATAGAGCTGATGGTTCGAAAGGAGGACGTAGAGCACGTTAGGAGGCTATCCACTATGAAGGGGGTTTCCATAATAGAGAGGCCTGAGGATATCCACCAAGTCTTTAAGAAGCACTTCGAACCAGCCAAGCCCACGTAA
- a CDS encoding flavodoxin family protein has protein sequence MILGVCGSPRRKATEHVTIEALRMLEDMGFKTEFFTVRGKNIGFCTHCDYCLKNKKCRISDDMAILYDLLKVAKGIIIATPVYNGGVSAQIKAVMDRCRALTAADPDVFKYKVGMAIAVGGDRIGGQELAIQQILTFYVLNGVIPVSGGAFGANLGATFWSKDTLEGVKSDDVGFKSLRKSIKRFAEALRRFEGLKE, from the coding sequence ATGATACTAGGCGTGTGCGGAAGCCCGCGGAGAAAAGCAACGGAACATGTTACTATAGAGGCGCTGCGAATGCTGGAAGACATGGGGTTTAAGACGGAGTTCTTCACCGTCAGGGGGAAGAACATCGGCTTTTGCACGCACTGTGACTATTGTTTGAAGAACAAAAAGTGCAGGATCTCAGATGACATGGCGATACTCTACGATCTCCTCAAGGTCGCCAAGGGAATAATCATCGCGACTCCCGTCTATAACGGTGGGGTCAGCGCGCAGATAAAAGCAGTTATGGATAGGTGCAGGGCGCTAACAGCAGCAGACCCGGACGTTTTCAAGTATAAGGTCGGTATGGCCATCGCCGTCGGCGGCGATAGAATAGGGGGGCAAGAGTTGGCTATACAGCAAATCTTGACCTTCTACGTTCTAAATGGAGTCATCCCGGTAAGTGGAGGTGCTTTTGGAGCAAACCTGGGCGCGACTTTCTGGTCTAAGGATACTTTAGAGGGCGTTAAGAGCGACGATGTAGGGTTTAAGAGTCTGAGGAAGTCCATAAAGAGGTTTGCGGAGGCTCTAAGGCGCTTTGAGGGCCTTAAAGAGTAG